The Gordonibacter urolithinfaciens genome contains a region encoding:
- a CDS encoding 4Fe-4S dicluster domain-containing protein yields the protein MRLSSVIAGLSAAAVAFQGVAYAVQGPAKSLLRPPGAQGEADFSARCIKCGKCVEACPYVALFPAPGNQGLAAGTPMVDARAQACRLCEDFPCVEACPTNALRGIEERSDVRMGTAVIDEDLCIAFQGMRCEVCYRTCPLIDQAISIDYRLREGDAIHSVFAPVIDEEQCVGCGLCVERCVVDEPDVAIRIRTDAEHPRAGA from the coding sequence ATGAGACTATCAAGCGTCATAGCCGGCCTGTCAGCCGCTGCCGTGGCCTTCCAGGGCGTCGCCTATGCCGTGCAGGGCCCCGCAAAGAGCCTGTTGCGACCCCCCGGGGCGCAGGGCGAGGCCGATTTCTCGGCCCGCTGCATCAAATGCGGCAAGTGCGTGGAGGCCTGCCCGTACGTCGCCCTCTTCCCTGCACCCGGCAACCAGGGACTCGCCGCCGGGACCCCCATGGTCGACGCGCGCGCCCAGGCCTGCCGCCTGTGCGAGGACTTTCCCTGCGTCGAGGCCTGCCCCACGAACGCGCTGCGCGGCATCGAGGAGCGCTCCGACGTGCGCATGGGCACGGCCGTGATCGACGAGGATCTGTGCATCGCGTTCCAGGGCATGCGCTGCGAGGTGTGCTACCGCACCTGCCCGCTCATCGACCAGGCTATCTCGATCGACTACCGCCTGCGCGAGGGCGATGCCATCCATTCCGTGTTCGCTCCCGTCATCGACGAGGAGCAGTGCGTGGGCTGCGGCCTGTGCGTCGAGCGCTGCGTGGTGGACGAGCCGGACGTCGCCATCCGCATCAGGACCGACGCCGAGCATCCCCGTGCCGGCGCCTGA
- a CDS encoding teichoic acid transporter: protein MFFNARKNGYDAGDGPVRYLDGSSLTRPLEAPRPQMLAMAAFVLAAAVIGGVFLFNVIDNVTHSAERTRATVEQNLARPASMASLPNLASLVGLDAEGVKTAFAESGWSIADKGALSGDESGNLDLIKLPDDVSEAQALLMYSNVSSLSAADATLLLNGSWQFTSEAGGSVNMRVKYADFSSGSVEAAVQTAIASEGFDPATAGEMAVDESGNTFQEGTVAAGDATYHWRVSAIKLSSVYDIKGLPDTAVYVGIRLYA from the coding sequence ATGTTTTTCAACGCGCGAAAGAACGGCTACGACGCGGGCGACGGCCCCGTCCGCTACCTGGACGGCAGCTCGCTCACCCGCCCGCTGGAGGCGCCCCGGCCCCAGATGCTCGCCATGGCCGCGTTCGTCTTGGCCGCAGCCGTCATCGGCGGGGTCTTCCTGTTCAACGTCATCGACAACGTGACGCACTCGGCCGAGCGCACGCGGGCGACGGTCGAGCAGAACCTCGCACGCCCCGCCTCCATGGCCAGCCTGCCGAACCTCGCCTCGCTCGTCGGCCTCGATGCCGAGGGCGTCAAGACCGCGTTCGCGGAATCCGGCTGGTCCATCGCCGACAAGGGCGCGCTCTCCGGCGACGAAAGCGGCAACCTGGACCTCATCAAGCTGCCCGACGACGTGAGCGAGGCCCAGGCCCTTCTCATGTACAGCAACGTATCCAGCCTGTCCGCGGCCGACGCCACCCTGCTGCTCAACGGATCATGGCAGTTCACGTCCGAGGCGGGCGGTTCCGTGAACATGCGCGTGAAGTACGCCGACTTCTCGTCCGGCAGCGTGGAGGCCGCCGTGCAGACGGCCATCGCCTCCGAGGGCTTCGATCCGGCCACGGCCGGCGAGATGGCCGTCGACGAGTCGGGCAACACGTTCCAGGAGGGCACGGTCGCCGCAGGCGACGCCACGTACCACTGGCGCGTGTCCGCCATCAAGCTCTCGAGCGTCTACGACATCAAGGGACTGCCGGACACCGCCGTGTACGTGGGCATCCGCCTGTACGCCTAG